Proteins encoded by one window of Enterococcus faecalis:
- a CDS encoding APC family permease has protein sequence MADLKRLFIGKPLKSAENDEHKLSRFAALALLSSDALSSIAYGTEQIVVVLVTLSAAAIWYSLPIAAFVIILLISLTLSYRQIIHAYPHGGGAYVVSSENLGRNAGLLAGGSLLVDYMLTVAVSVSAGAEAIISAIPALYGHQVAISIGIVILITLMNLRGLRESASFLMLPVYSFIAIITLLIVVGLFKIVTGAQPLNATALPGAVVPGISIALVLRAFSSGSSSLTGVEAISNAVPFFKKPRAKNAAGTLALMATILGFFFVGITFINYWYGIVPKEEVTVLSQIGKAVFGQNILYYLLQFATALILAVAANTGFSAFPVLAYNLAKDKFMPHMYMDRGDRLGYSNGILTLAAGSIVLLLIFQGSTERLIPLYSIGVFIPFALSQSGMVVKWRKETKNWLPKSIANIVGAFISFAIIAILFIYRLGDIWPFFIIMPVLIYAFYRVNTHYKNVAEQLRLEDGAQLHEFDGNTVIVLVGNVTKANVGALNYARSIGDYVVAMHVSMDENVEKEKEIQEEFKKHFPDVRLSIVHSSYRSLQNPILRYVDLVSKNATKHNYSTTVLVPQFVPNKRWQNILHNQTSLRLRIRLAWRENIIVATYSYHLKK, from the coding sequence ATGGCGGATTTAAAACGACTGTTCATTGGGAAACCATTGAAATCAGCCGAAAATGATGAACATAAATTAAGCAGATTTGCAGCGCTTGCGTTGTTATCTTCTGATGCACTTTCATCCATTGCGTATGGTACAGAACAAATAGTGGTGGTTCTGGTTACTTTGTCGGCGGCTGCGATTTGGTATTCATTACCAATTGCTGCATTTGTTATTATTTTACTTATTTCTTTAACATTGTCGTACCGACAAATTATTCATGCGTATCCGCATGGCGGCGGCGCATACGTTGTTAGTAGTGAAAACCTCGGCAGAAATGCCGGTTTATTGGCTGGTGGTTCGTTGTTAGTCGATTATATGCTAACAGTAGCCGTTTCAGTTTCAGCGGGCGCAGAGGCAATTATATCGGCGATTCCGGCGTTATATGGTCATCAAGTAGCAATTTCTATTGGGATTGTGATATTGATTACCTTAATGAACTTGAGAGGCCTGCGAGAATCTGCTTCGTTCTTAATGTTGCCAGTGTATAGTTTTATCGCAATTATTACATTACTGATTGTTGTTGGGCTATTTAAAATTGTGACTGGCGCACAGCCATTGAATGCGACAGCTTTACCAGGAGCCGTGGTTCCAGGAATTTCTATTGCCTTAGTTTTACGGGCGTTTTCATCTGGTTCTTCTTCCTTAACAGGGGTTGAAGCAATCAGTAATGCAGTGCCATTCTTTAAGAAACCACGAGCAAAAAATGCTGCTGGGACGTTAGCGTTAATGGCAACGATTTTAGGGTTCTTCTTCGTGGGGATTACATTTATTAACTATTGGTATGGGATTGTGCCCAAAGAAGAAGTGACAGTTCTTTCACAAATTGGGAAAGCGGTCTTTGGTCAAAATATTTTATATTATTTATTACAGTTTGCTACAGCCTTAATTTTAGCGGTTGCTGCTAACACAGGATTCTCAGCCTTTCCAGTTTTGGCTTATAACTTAGCCAAAGATAAGTTTATGCCGCATATGTATATGGATCGTGGCGACCGTTTGGGCTATTCAAATGGTATTTTAACTTTAGCTGCTGGTTCCATTGTTTTATTATTGATTTTCCAAGGTTCCACAGAACGTTTAATCCCATTGTATTCAATTGGTGTGTTTATTCCGTTTGCTTTGTCTCAATCGGGGATGGTTGTAAAATGGCGAAAAGAAACTAAAAATTGGTTGCCAAAATCAATTGCTAATATTGTCGGCGCCTTTATCTCTTTCGCGATTATCGCCATTTTGTTTATTTATCGATTAGGGGATATCTGGCCGTTCTTTATTATTATGCCGGTGTTGATTTATGCATTTTATCGGGTCAATACTCACTATAAAAATGTGGCGGAACAGCTACGTTTAGAAGATGGGGCACAGTTGCATGAGTTTGACGGGAATACAGTTATTGTTTTAGTAGGGAACGTAACCAAGGCAAATGTCGGCGCCTTGAACTATGCGCGTTCCATTGGTGATTATGTTGTTGCCATGCATGTCTCAATGGATGAAAACGTTGAGAAGGAAAAAGAAATTCAGGAAGAGTTTAAAAAACACTTCCCAGACGTTCGTCTATCAATTGTCCATTCTTCGTATCGTTCACTGCAAAACCCTATCTTACGTTATGTTGATTTGGTTAGTAAAAATGCCACGAAGCATAACTACAGTACAACAGTTTTAGTACCACAATTTGTACCAAATAAACGTTGGCAAAATATTTTGCATAACCAAACAAGTTTACGCTTGCGGATTCGTTTAGCGTGGCGGGAAAATATTATTGTGGCTACCTATAGTTATCACTTGAAAAAATAA
- a CDS encoding GNAT family N-acetyltransferase, with product MSNYTIIDLNQQPHLIPSAAQWFSQKWQIPAEAYQGSMQEMLTSENHVPHWWVCLNKQQDIVAGVGVIDNDFHNRADLTPNLCALYVEPTFRHQGLAGILLTTVGDFLANSGFKKLYLLTDHTTFYERYDWEFLTMVTTEEQSCARIYQKQLRQ from the coding sequence ATGTCTAACTATACTATTATCGATTTAAACCAACAACCACACTTAATTCCGTCAGCTGCTCAATGGTTTAGCCAAAAGTGGCAAATCCCCGCTGAAGCGTATCAAGGAAGTATGCAGGAAATGCTAACTAGCGAAAACCACGTACCACATTGGTGGGTCTGCTTGAATAAACAGCAGGACATCGTTGCAGGCGTGGGCGTAATTGATAATGACTTCCACAATCGTGCAGACCTTACGCCAAACCTTTGTGCATTGTATGTCGAACCAACATTTCGTCACCAAGGCTTAGCAGGAATTCTTTTAACAACAGTTGGTGATTTTCTTGCTAATTCTGGATTTAAAAAGCTTTATCTGCTTACAGACCATACTACTTTTTATGAAAGATATGACTGGGAATTTTTGACAATGGTAACCACCGAAGAGCAGTCTTGCGCTAGAATTTATCAAAAACAATTACGTCAATAA
- a CDS encoding ABC transporter permease, producing the protein MNNMNLFQQFIYYFQQNGGYVFQQFLRHFLISIYGVIFAAIVGIPIGIMISRKRSLANWIIRLANIIQTVPALAMLSILMLGMGLGVNTVVVTVFLYSLLPIIKNTYTGMIQVDRNILDVGKGMGMTKVQLLYMVELPLSVSVIMAGIRNALVVAIGITAIGAFVGAGGLGDIIIRGTNATDGASIILVGALPTAFMAIITDWVLGIIERRLDPASKHSN; encoded by the coding sequence ATGAATAATATGAATTTATTCCAACAATTTATCTACTATTTCCAACAAAATGGCGGCTACGTCTTTCAACAATTTTTACGTCACTTTTTAATTTCGATTTATGGCGTAATCTTTGCTGCAATTGTCGGGATTCCTATTGGGATTATGATTTCACGTAAACGTAGCTTAGCCAACTGGATTATCCGTTTAGCGAACATTATCCAAACAGTACCAGCTTTGGCAATGCTTTCGATTTTAATGTTGGGAATGGGCTTAGGCGTCAACACGGTGGTTGTAACGGTCTTCCTTTATTCTCTCCTACCAATCATCAAGAATACGTACACTGGCATGATTCAAGTGGATCGCAATATTTTAGATGTTGGTAAAGGAATGGGTATGACAAAAGTACAACTTCTTTATATGGTCGAGTTACCTTTATCTGTTTCAGTAATCATGGCAGGTATTCGAAATGCGTTAGTCGTCGCAATCGGGATTACTGCGATTGGTGCTTTCGTTGGAGCTGGTGGTTTAGGGGATATTATTATTCGTGGAACCAATGCCACAGATGGTGCTTCTATCATTTTAGTCGGTGCCTTACCAACGGCCTTTATGGCGATTATCACAGATTGGGTTCTAGGGATTATTGAACGGCGTTTAGACCCAGCTAGCAAACATTCCAATTAA
- a CDS encoding osmoprotectant ABC transporter substrate-binding protein, translating to MKKKLKLSLLFLSSLLLLAGCSLPGLASTSDDNTVAITGGITSEAQILGSIVADMVEHYTDKKTNVINNLATTTINHQAMLNGDASISAARYTGTDVTTTLGLPAEKDPKKAFNLVQSEFEKRYQQTWFPSYGFENTYVFLVTKETAEKYNLKTVSDLGKVADKLVAGVDTAWITREGDGYEGFKKEYNFQFKSILPMQIGLVYDAVNAGKMDVILGYSTDGRIGSYDLVMLKDDKRFFPPYDAAPVVSDKLLKETPEIKDVLNRLDGKISTKKMQELNYQADNDLIEPAVVAERFLKENNYFEGE from the coding sequence ATGAAAAAGAAACTCAAGTTAAGCTTACTCTTCTTAAGCAGTTTACTTTTATTGGCAGGTTGTTCTTTACCTGGTCTCGCTTCAACTTCTGATGATAACACTGTCGCCATTACAGGTGGGATTACTTCAGAAGCGCAGATTTTAGGGAGCATTGTAGCGGATATGGTTGAGCATTACACAGATAAAAAAACAAATGTGATTAACAACTTAGCCACTACTACCATCAATCACCAAGCAATGTTAAACGGAGATGCCTCAATTTCTGCAGCTCGTTATACTGGTACTGACGTGACTACTACGCTTGGTTTACCAGCGGAAAAAGACCCTAAAAAAGCGTTTAACCTAGTTCAATCAGAATTTGAAAAACGTTATCAACAAACTTGGTTCCCTTCATATGGATTTGAAAATACTTATGTATTCTTAGTTACAAAAGAAACGGCTGAGAAATACAATTTAAAAACAGTCAGTGATTTAGGGAAAGTCGCAGACAAATTAGTTGCTGGTGTCGATACTGCGTGGATCACACGTGAAGGCGACGGTTATGAAGGCTTTAAAAAGGAATACAACTTCCAATTTAAATCTATTTTACCAATGCAAATTGGCTTGGTGTACGATGCAGTCAACGCTGGAAAAATGGACGTCATCTTAGGTTACTCAACAGATGGCCGGATTGGTAGTTACGATTTAGTCATGTTAAAAGATGACAAGCGCTTCTTCCCGCCTTATGATGCCGCTCCTGTGGTTAGTGACAAATTATTAAAAGAAACGCCGGAAATTAAAGATGTCTTAAATCGCTTAGATGGTAAAATTTCTACCAAAAAAATGCAAGAATTGAACTATCAAGCAGATAATGATTTAATTGAACCTGCTGTCGTAGCCGAACGTTTCTTAAAAGAAAATAACTATTTTGAGGGGGAGTAA
- a CDS encoding ABC transporter permease, whose amino-acid sequence MSSFFQEYGSEMISKSIEHIYISFFALLLGVAIAVPVGVWLTRLPKVANIVIGLTSALQTVPSLALLALMIPIFGVGKTPAIIALFIYSLLPILRNTYIGMKNVDENYRDVAKGMGMTNLQSIFSVELPIAMPTIMAGIRLAAVYVIAWATLASYIGAGGLGDMIFSGLNNYQPELIFGGTIPVTILALLADVLLGLLENRLTPKALREGE is encoded by the coding sequence ATGAGTAGCTTCTTTCAAGAATATGGATCAGAAATGATTTCAAAAAGTATTGAACATATTTATATTTCATTCTTTGCACTTTTATTAGGGGTCGCTATCGCTGTGCCCGTTGGCGTTTGGTTAACACGTTTGCCCAAAGTAGCCAATATTGTCATTGGTTTAACAAGTGCCTTACAAACGGTTCCTTCGTTGGCTTTATTAGCTTTGATGATTCCAATTTTTGGTGTCGGCAAAACACCCGCTATTATCGCGCTATTCATCTATTCCCTTCTACCTATTTTAAGAAACACGTATATCGGAATGAAAAATGTCGATGAAAATTACCGAGATGTTGCTAAAGGCATGGGCATGACCAATTTACAGTCTATTTTTAGTGTTGAATTACCCATTGCCATGCCAACAATTATGGCCGGCATTCGTTTAGCTGCTGTCTATGTCATTGCTTGGGCTACACTGGCTTCTTATATTGGTGCAGGTGGTCTTGGTGATATGATTTTCAGTGGATTAAATAACTATCAGCCAGAATTAATCTTTGGCGGGACTATTCCGGTAACTATTTTAGCGCTTTTAGCAGATGTTCTTCTTGGATTATTAGAAAATCGTTTAACGCCAAAAGCTTTAAGGGAGGGCGAATAA